From the Tribolium castaneum strain GA2 chromosome 2, icTriCast1.1, whole genome shotgun sequence genome, one window contains:
- the LOC103314210 gene encoding general odorant-binding protein 72: MKYFPHLCLCLIFFELSEAAMSEAQLKAAVKLVRNMCQPKSKATNEDIEKMHHGDWNIDRTAMCYMHCALNSNKLITKENVFNRDYAITLAEKNLPTALKTASIEAANLCKDSAKTLDDKCVAAYEISKCLYESNPEKYFLP, translated from the exons ATGAAGTATTTTCCACACTTGTGtctatgtttaatttttttcgaattatcGGAAGCTGCG ATGTCTGAGGCTCAGTTAAAAGCCGCAGTGAAGCTCGTTAGGAATATGTGTCAGCCGAAAAGTAAAGCCACAAATG AGGATATTGAGAAAATGCATCATGGAGACTGGAATATCGACCGCACTGCAATG tGTTACATGCACTGCGCCCTCAATTCAAACAAATTG atcacaaaagaaaacgtttttaatcggGACTATGCCATAACTTTGGCCGAGAAAAACTTACCCACGGCACTCAAAACTGCCTCAATTGAGGCCGCGAATTTGTGCAAAGACTCCG CCAAAACTCTGGACGACAAGTGTGTCGCTGCGTACGAAATCTCCAAATGTTTGTACGAATCCAATCCTGAA aagtACTTTCTCCCCTGA